One Bdellovibrio sp. ArHS genomic window carries:
- a CDS encoding NADH-quinone oxidoreductase subunit A has product MPLGGVIFIVIFIALFGAFLVWVASKTGGKPVYNSIKYEPYECGIPALDKKDTKVSVKYYLTAILFILFDIEIIFMYPWATSFRDFLTSGQGLFVLISMMVFIGIFIFGLFWEVKSKALEWD; this is encoded by the coding sequence GTGCCACTCGGTGGAGTCATTTTCATCGTCATCTTCATCGCTCTATTCGGAGCATTTTTAGTATGGGTCGCGTCCAAAACAGGCGGCAAACCCGTTTATAACTCTATCAAGTATGAGCCCTATGAGTGCGGTATTCCTGCTCTTGATAAGAAAGATACGAAGGTTTCAGTAAAATATTATCTTACTGCAATCCTATTCATCCTTTTCGATATCGAGATCATCTTCATGTATCCGTGGGCGACATCTTTCCGTGATTTCTTAACATCAGGACAGGGTTTGTTTGTGCTTATTTCGATGATGGTCTTCATCGGAATCTTCATCTTCGGACTTTTCTGGGAAGTTAAATCAAAAGCATTGGAATGGGACTAA
- a CDS encoding complex I subunit 1 family protein, producing the protein MGMGKDLFEITVNGLKLVVIFLLMVQAVPILVWLERRGSAFIQNRLGPNRVGPLGLMQLLADAVKFLTKENFVPDTAKPFLYYAAPVFALIPGAVAFSAIPMSTPIQVGTFEMFGSTWGPYTFLVQGYDIGVGIVFILGISSLAAYTLLMAGWGSGNKYSLMGALRASAQTISYELALGLSIVGVIMLYGTFNLQDMTVAQQGPLQFVFFGHTVTASWLPNWGIFYQPLAALLFFTTAFAESNRLPFDLAEGESELVAGFHTEYGGFKFNMFFIGEYGHMMIASGLMALFFFGGYGIPYVSVEQVQEWAASVTSSAGWASALVALIHFLVFNIKFAFFLWVFIWVRWTLPRFRYDQLMDFGWKTLLPWALANTIITALVIYIASL; encoded by the coding sequence ATGGGAATGGGTAAAGATCTTTTTGAAATTACCGTTAACGGTTTAAAACTTGTCGTCATCTTTTTGTTGATGGTTCAAGCGGTACCTATTCTTGTATGGCTAGAGCGCCGTGGTTCTGCATTCATTCAGAACCGCTTGGGGCCGAACCGCGTTGGACCTTTGGGTTTAATGCAACTTTTGGCTGACGCCGTGAAGTTCTTAACGAAGGAAAACTTTGTTCCTGATACGGCGAAACCATTTTTGTACTACGCAGCTCCTGTGTTTGCCTTGATTCCGGGTGCGGTCGCGTTTTCCGCGATTCCGATGTCGACGCCTATTCAGGTCGGAACATTTGAAATGTTCGGTTCAACTTGGGGCCCTTATACCTTCCTTGTGCAAGGTTATGACATTGGCGTGGGCATTGTGTTCATCTTGGGTATTTCCTCTTTGGCTGCTTACACATTGCTGATGGCTGGTTGGGGATCGGGAAATAAGTACTCGTTGATGGGCGCGCTTCGCGCTTCTGCGCAAACGATCTCTTATGAGCTGGCTTTGGGCCTTTCAATCGTCGGCGTGATCATGCTTTACGGTACGTTCAACCTTCAAGACATGACCGTGGCTCAACAGGGCCCACTTCAATTCGTGTTCTTTGGCCACACAGTGACAGCAAGCTGGCTTCCAAACTGGGGTATCTTCTATCAACCGTTGGCGGCCCTTTTGTTCTTCACAACGGCCTTTGCCGAATCAAATCGTCTGCCATTCGACTTGGCGGAAGGTGAGTCCGAGCTTGTTGCGGGTTTCCATACTGAATACGGCGGATTCAAGTTCAACATGTTCTTCATCGGTGAATATGGTCACATGATGATCGCATCGGGATTGATGGCTTTGTTCTTCTTCGGTGGTTACGGCATCCCGTATGTCTCTGTCGAACAAGTTCAAGAGTGGGCGGCGTCGGTCACGTCTTCAGCAGGTTGGGCAAGTGCTTTGGTAGCTCTTATCCATTTCCTTGTGTTTAATATCAAGTTTGCCTTCTTTTTGTGGGTCTTTATCTGGGTTCGTTGGACGCTTCCACGCTTCCGTTATGACCAACTTATGGACTTCGGTTGGAAGACTTTACTTCCCTGGGCGTTGGCAAACACGATTATTACAGCGCTTGTGATCTACATCGCATCTTTGTGA
- the nuoK gene encoding NADH-quinone oxidoreductase subunit NuoK: MNTDFINNIGLTHYLVLAALLFMMGMAGVLLRRNVIVLLMSVELMLNSVNLTFIAFSKYLGILDGHIMVFFVMTIAAAEAAVGLALAVSIFKRFNEVNIRFFEHLKG; the protein is encoded by the coding sequence ATGAACACTGATTTCATTAATAACATTGGCCTGACTCACTATCTGGTTTTGGCAGCACTTTTGTTCATGATGGGTATGGCGGGTGTTTTGCTTCGCCGTAACGTGATCGTTTTATTGATGTCCGTTGAATTGATGCTGAATTCAGTGAACTTGACGTTCATCGCTTTCAGTAAATACCTGGGCATTCTGGATGGTCACATCATGGTTTTCTTTGTCATGACGATTGCTGCAGCAGAAGCGGCAGTAGGCTTGGCTTTGGCCGTTTCAATCTTTAAACGCTTTAACGAAGTGAATATTCGCTTCTTTGAACACTTGAAAGGATAA
- a CDS encoding NADH-quinone oxidoreductase subunit J — translation MTADAFLFWFLAIVTLVSGLSVILLSNPIYSSLCLAMTMVGISALFVTLNAYFIAGVQLIVYAGAVMVLFVMVIMLFDLKKDLQAFTKGKFSGAVKIASVGLLAGLVVGAIAMSVGLLNEKTTDNPVTAGTGMESTKALGQILFSKYIFGFEALGVLLLVIAVGAVALARSKGGTHEH, via the coding sequence GTGACAGCAGATGCATTTCTTTTTTGGTTTTTAGCGATAGTCACTCTGGTCAGCGGACTAAGTGTGATTCTTTTATCCAACCCAATTTATTCGTCACTTTGTTTGGCGATGACGATGGTGGGTATCTCGGCTTTATTCGTGACGTTGAACGCTTACTTTATTGCCGGGGTTCAGCTGATTGTTTATGCCGGCGCCGTGATGGTTCTATTCGTCATGGTGATCATGCTTTTCGACTTGAAGAAAGATCTTCAAGCTTTTACGAAGGGTAAGTTTTCAGGGGCCGTGAAAATCGCCTCTGTAGGATTGCTAGCTGGCTTGGTGGTTGGGGCCATCGCAATGTCTGTAGGTCTTTTGAATGAGAAGACGACAGACAATCCAGTGACCGCAGGAACGGGGATGGAATCAACCAAGGCGTTGGGGCAGATCCTTTTCTCTAAATACATCTTCGGCTTTGAAGCATTGGGCGTTCTTTTGTTGGTGATCGCTGTCGGTGCAGTAGCATTAGCGCGCAGTAAAGGTGGAACACATGAACACTGA